GTGAGGGCCACGTGGCCTCCCCGGGTGTTCGCGGTGGTCGTGCGTGCCCCGCACGGGTTCCACCGGGCGGCGCCCCGACACCCGGGAAACCGGGCCGCCCGGGCCACGGGGTGCGCACCCGCCGACCGCGGAGTGTGACGTCCTGCGGAGTTTCGCTCGGCGTGACGGTGCAACACGGTCGGTACGGCCGTCCGACGCGGCCGGACCGGCACGGCCGGCGTCCGTGCGGCGCCCGCGGCCGGGATCTTCGCAAGCCATGATCCCGGGAGGAACGATGGACCACTCGCGCGCCCCTGTACTGGAGGCCCTTCAGGAGTTCCGGCGCCGCGGGGACGTGGCGTACGGACCGCCGGGCCACAAGCAGGGCCGGGGCGCGGACCCGCGGGTGGTGGACGTCGTCGGGATGGACGTCTTCCGCTCCGATGTGCTCGGCCTGAACGGCCTGGACGACCGCCGGCAGTCCCAGGGGGTGCTCAGCCAGGCGCAGGAGCTGATGGCCGACGCGGTCGGTGCCACGGAGGCGTTCTTCTCCACGTGCGGCAGCTCGCTGTCGGTGAAGACGGCGATGCTGGCCGTGGCCGGACCGGGCGAGAAGATGCTGCTGTCGCGCAACGCCCACAAGTCCGTGGTCGCCGCCGTCGTCGTCAACGGCGTGGAGCCGATCTGGGTGCACCCGAAGTTCGACGCCGAACGGCACCTGGCGCACCCGCCGGAGCCCGAGGACGTGCGCAACCGGCTGCGGGAGCACCCGGACGCCAAGGGCATGCTGCTGATCACGCCGACCGACTGGGGCACCTGCGCCGACGTGGCCGGCGTGGCCCGGGCCTGCCACGAGTTCGACGTACCGCTGATCGTCGACGAGGCGTGGGGCGCCCATCTGCCGTTCCACCCGGACCTGCCGGCCTGGGGGATGGACGCCGGGGCCGACCTGGTGGTGACCAGCGTGCACAAGATGGGCGGGGCGATCGAGCAGAGCTCGGTGTTCCACCTGCAGTACGACCGGGTCGCCTCCGAGGTGCTGAGGCAGCGGGAGGACCTGCTGGGCACCACGAGCGCGTCCACCCTGGTGTACGCCACCCTGGACGGCTGGCGGCGTCAGATGGTGGAGCACGGGCGCGAGCTGCTGGACACGGCGCTCGCCCGGGCGCGACGGGTCCGGGCGGCGGCGGACCGGCTGCCGGGGCTGCGCGTGATGGGCCGCGAGGTGGTGGACGAGGGGCTCGCCGCCGACCTCGACCCGCTCAAGATCGTGATCGATGTGCGGGAGCTGGGCATCAGCGGGATGCAGGCCGCGGAATGGCTGCGGACGAACCGCCACGTCGACGTCGGCGGTTCCGACACCTGCCGGATCAGCGCCTCGATCACCCATGCCGACGACGACGCGACCGAGCACCTGCTGGTGGACGCGCTGCGCTCGCTCGTGGAGAAGGCCGACACGATCGAACGGCAGCCGCCGGTGCACCTGCCGGAGCCGTCGGCGCTGGAACTGGAGCAGGCGATGCTGCCGCGGGACGCCTTCTTCGCGCCGGTCGAGCACGTGCCCGTGGAGCGGGCCGCGGGACGGATCAGCGCGGAGATGGTCAGCCCGTACCCGCCCGGGGTACCCGTCATCGCGCCGGGCGAGGTGATCACCGCGGAGGTGCTGGACTACCTGCGCAGCGGTGTCGAGCACGGGGTGCTCATCCCGGACGCGGCGGACTCCTCGGTACGGACGCTGCGGGTGGTGGCCCGCCCGTGAACCGGCCGTGTCATCAGCGGGGAGGCCCCGGGTACTTGGTACCCGCTGTCACGTACCCGGTTCCGGGCAGGTACCCGGTTCCGGCCGGAACGCGCGGCGAGAGGACGTAAGGGAGTGGACATGACGCAGAACGGCGACCCGGCATCCGCCCGGCGGGCGTGGGCCGGTGACGCGCAGTCGGCCGCGGTGGTGAGCGATCTCGTGCCGCCGGTGACAGCCGGGACGCAGAGCCCGCCCCCGGACCTGACGCCGGACCTGCCCCGGGACCGGACGCAGGCGATCCTGGAGGCGACCAAGCAGGTGGGGACGCTGCTGAAGCGGAACGGGCACCGGTTCGCGCTGGCCGGCAGTGTCGCCGCGTACACGCACGGCGCGGGCACGAACCTCCAGCACGACGCCGACTTCTGTGTCCGCCCGGAGGACGCGGAGACCGTCGCGGCGACGTTGCGCGAGGGCGGTCTCGAGGTGCGGATCCCGCCGGAGGACTGGCTGCTGAAGACCGAGTGCTTCGGGC
Above is a genomic segment from Streptomyces glaucescens containing:
- a CDS encoding nucleotidyltransferase family protein; its protein translation is MTQNGDPASARRAWAGDAQSAAVVSDLVPPVTAGTQSPPPDLTPDLPRDRTQAILEATKQVGTLLKRNGHRFALAGSVAAYTHGAGTNLQHDADFCVRPEDAETVAATLREGGLEVRIPPEDWLLKTECFGQSVDIIFRLAHRPVSTEMLDRAEEMPVQSVLMPVLSATDLVASLVSAFTEHYCDFGAVLPVARALREKVDWEEVRRECGEDPMPAAFFFLLERLNVIAPRKEQP
- a CDS encoding aminotransferase class I/II-fold pyridoxal phosphate-dependent enzyme, giving the protein MDHSRAPVLEALQEFRRRGDVAYGPPGHKQGRGADPRVVDVVGMDVFRSDVLGLNGLDDRRQSQGVLSQAQELMADAVGATEAFFSTCGSSLSVKTAMLAVAGPGEKMLLSRNAHKSVVAAVVVNGVEPIWVHPKFDAERHLAHPPEPEDVRNRLREHPDAKGMLLITPTDWGTCADVAGVARACHEFDVPLIVDEAWGAHLPFHPDLPAWGMDAGADLVVTSVHKMGGAIEQSSVFHLQYDRVASEVLRQREDLLGTTSASTLVYATLDGWRRQMVEHGRELLDTALARARRVRAAADRLPGLRVMGREVVDEGLAADLDPLKIVIDVRELGISGMQAAEWLRTNRHVDVGGSDTCRISASITHADDDATEHLLVDALRSLVEKADTIERQPPVHLPEPSALELEQAMLPRDAFFAPVEHVPVERAAGRISAEMVSPYPPGVPVIAPGEVITAEVLDYLRSGVEHGVLIPDAADSSVRTLRVVARP